In Hermetia illucens chromosome 1, iHerIll2.2.curated.20191125, whole genome shotgun sequence, one genomic interval encodes:
- the LOC119652909 gene encoding myosin regulatory light chain sqh, with amino-acid sequence MSSRKTAGRRATTKKRAQRATSNVFAMFDQAQIAEFKEAFNMIDQNRDGFVEKEDLHDMLASLGKNPTDDYLDAMMNEAPGPINFTMFLTLFGERLQGTDPEEVIKNAFGCFDEDNTGLLSEERLRELLTTMGDRFTDEDVDEMYREAPIKNGLFDYIEFTRILKHGAKDKDEQ; translated from the exons ATGTCTTCCCGTAAAACAGCTGGTCGCCGTGCTACCACCAAAAAACGTGCCCAACGTGCCACATCAAATGTTTTCGCAATGTTCGATCAAGCACAGATTGCCGAATTCAAAGAGGCTTTCAATATGATTGATCAAAATCGCGATGGATTTGTTGAGAAGGAAGATTTGCATGATATGCTAGCGTCATTGGGAAAAAATCCAACCGATGACTATCTTGACGCAATGATGAATGAAGCTCCAGGACCGATTAatttcaccatgttcttaacACTGTTTGGAGAACGCTTGCAAGGCACGGATCCTGAGGAAGTTATAAAGAATGCATTTGGATGTTTCGATGAGGATAACACAGGATTGTTATCAGAGGAGCGACTTCGAGAGTTGCTTACAACGATGGGTGATCGATTTACAGATGAAGAT GTCGACGAAATGTATCGCGAGGCGCCAATTAAAAACGGTCTCTTCGACTACATCGAGTTCACGAGAATCCTCAAGCACGGCGCAAAGGACAAAGACGAGCAATAA
- the LOC119657291 gene encoding trypsin beta-like, with translation MKRLIFSFVCWVELLFVSCFPHPNEYIVGGVEADIENFPYQLSLRINGRHMCGGSIISSEWALTAAHCVMSAQSSDVSFRAGSTISTSGGELVQATQLFTHPDFNPSNGDYDVALVSVSNAFDGNNIGVITLPAAGTPLPIGDAATISGWGLTSASDAVNPTELQYVTVTILTQSECVQDYAAFGGVDNMLFCAGQTGHDSCQGDSGGPIVVSSVQVGVVSGGVGCANPKYPGLYTNVADPKIRNWITQIAGI, from the exons ATGAAACGTTTAATATTTTCATTCGTCTGCTGGGTTGAACTCCTATTTGTATCCTGCTTTCCACATCCTAATGAGTACATAGTTGGAGGCGTTGAAGCTGACATTGAAAACTTCCCCTATCAG CTTTCGTTGAGAATCAATGGCAGGCATATGTGTGGCGGCTCTATTATTTCATCAGAATGGGCACTGACTGCTGCGCATTGTGTTATGTCAGCTCAATCTTCTGACGTCTCCTTTAGAGCTGGAAGTACCATTTCAACGTCTGGGGGAGAATTAGTGCAAGCTACTCAATTGTTCACTCATCCAGATTTCAATCCCAGCAATGGCGACTACGATGTTGCTCTAGTTTCTGTTTCGAATGCATTTGATGGAAACAATATTGGAGTAATTACTTTACCAGCCGCTGGAACGCCTCTTCCTATAGGCGATGCTGCTACGATTTCCGGATGGGGACTGACATCAGCTTCAGATGCCGTAAACCCAACCGAACTCCAATATGTCACCGTTACGATTCTTACTCAGTCTGAATGTGTCCAGGATTATGCAGCATTTGGAGGAGTTGACAACAT GCTGTTTTGTGCTGGTCAAACTGGACATGATTCCTGCCAAGGAGACAGTGGTGGTCCAATTGTTGTCAGCAGTGTTCAAGTGGGCGTTGTTTCTGGAGGTGTCGGATGCGCCAATCCTAAATATCCTGGCTTGTATACAAACGTAGCTGATCCGAAAATAAGGAATTGGATTACTCAAATAGCAGGAATTTAA